One Cryptococcus decagattii chromosome 14, complete sequence genomic window, TTTAGTTGCGTCAACTCTGTCATCCAAATCTCTGGAAAAATCAACGCCGTCACCATGGGTACGTATATCACGACCAGACACACACACATGTATAAAACTGACAATTTGCCATTGCCAGTTGGATGTAAAAAAACATGTCTTGTTATCGACTCTGCCGTATCCTCTTTATCCATCACCTCGTCTCCCTCGTTCCAAGTCCAGATCATCGGGTCGATCCCCACCATCCAAATCGACACAACCGACTCTGGCGAGGTATACCTCTCAAAGGAGTGTATGCAAGTAATCGAAATCATCACCAGCAAGTGCAGCAGCATCAATGTTTCGCTGCCGACCGCCGAAACTGGCGATTTCATCGAACGGCCCGTCCCGGAACAGATAAAGTCCAAGGTGGTCGACGGCAAACTCGTTACAGAGATTGTAGAGCACGCAGGATAAAAGTAGAAAGACTTGATCAAGTAGAAAGACTTGAATGATTGGTGAATGCATTTTTACAATCCTTTTATTCTTTCATCTATACAGCTCCTGCAGCCCTGTAAAGCGTAaccatcttttcatctccaGCCACTGCAAATTGCTTGCCCGGCGGGAGCGCACCCGCCCCTTCAGGCTGCCACGCAAATCCCCATACGTCCGCATCGCTCAATGACGTCGACACACAACTTCTCTGTCCAATATCCCAAAGCTTGATAAGATGATCGGCGCCACTATGAAAAATAATCATCATCCGTTTTAAAAAACGACGGATTTACTCACCCGCTACCCAACAGTCTACCATCAGGTGATGGTGCAACCCTCAGCACCCAGTTTTGATGACCTTGCATCATTGCCACCGCACCTTCGCCCTTACCGCCCGCTCCAGATTGGGAGCCAGCCCGGACGTCGTACAGCACAATCAAATGGTCGTCCGAACCCGAGTACAACCACTGTAAGAAACAGTCAATCagcctttttttttttttttatatAGATTTTACCTACTTGAGAATCAGGGGACCACCCAATCGTTCGGACAGCCTTGTTATGTGATGTATACGTCGCAACTGTAGCTCGTGTTTCAGTATCAAACACCACCACTTGACCTTGCTCTGTAGCGAGAGCAAGGGAACGGCCATCAGGTGACTATACGATGGTAGACCATTAGTATACcaaaccaaaaaaaaacaagGAGCAGATATACGTACGAATTGCAAGTCGAGACCAAATTTCCCTTTGCCCCCTTGCATAACGCTACTTTCCCCCCCAAGTGGTCCCTCGGTGCTGCCCGGATCGGCTTCGGCATCGGCTTCGTCAGAGCCCATCGTTCGGATGACGACCTTGGAGGAACGGCCCGACCACGCCCAACAAGCATGTTGAGGGTGCAGAGAACATGCAAACGCAGGGATCTCTAATTCGTCACATACGTCTTAGCAAGTGCGTCACACTTTAAAAAACAAACTCACCCcgtcctccttcccctgGTAATTTTACCCGTGCAGACTCAACTTTACCCAACCGTTCCCCATTCTCCGTATCCACCAGCACTATCGTCCCATCCAGACTCGACGCTAAAGCCTTTTGGTCCCCGACGGACATGGACGTGATCGCAAGCGGGTGTGAATCAATATCATGCACCGGCTCGCTCAATTCTTCAGCATCCCATACTCGGATATGACCATCGGCAGACGACGTAACAATCTGATTCGCCTTGTTCCAGCTCACGTTCCATATGGAATCGGCGAGAGCTATTAACAGGTGGGGCAGTTAGTTATCGCGTCAGCGCGTCAGCGCGGGATAAGGAatacatatatataccTTGCGTTGTACCTTGTTCAAGATACGCCAAGGACTGGATGTATGTGCAGTAGTAAGCGGGCTATCATTCAAATGGATGGGGCAGGAGCGAATCTTACCATGTCGGGTGTAAGGATGGTTTGGCTTTGAAACTGACCCACAAGGTACAATGTCTATATTATATTAATGAGCGTCGGATAGCCAAGCTACGGGGAAAAAAGTACTTGCGTCATGACTACTTTTCGCCCGCATGGTCCTATCAGTATAGTAAATACCATACAGAGTCTCAGACTGAGTCTCTCTTACGACGAGCTACAGATGCAACTGGGGGCTGGGTACCAAGTTGTCctgaaaaaaaaaatgtcTAGCCAAAACAGAGTTCTTGGTTGAGTAGCAGAGTTCTTGGTTGAGTAGCAGAGTTCTTGGTTGAGTAAATCTCACCAGAGTTACGCCCGACCATTCGTCAACATGGAGGAGCTTGAAGCATCCGCTTCGGGTTTGCAACCCCTTTCGGAAATTGAAAATCTTAATACCTCTGAGCGACAGATAATAATTTCAAGACGTTACTACCGCCTAGGAGAATGAATGGCGATCTTGCAAGGGTCCGAATGGCTAAAGGTATATAAATCTTGGGTTCATAATCTATTCCTTGAATGTGGCTGACGAAAGCAAAGGATCAAGACTCTACAGTCCTCACATATACGTCTTTAGCGGCAAAGAGAAATGTTTCTTGGTAAGCTTTGATTATTGCACATCTCAGAAACTAATCTAAATCGTAAAGGTAAGAGGCTGCCTTTTCTCTCGCTGAACGTTCAGTTACATTGTTTGAGAGCAATAGATTCTCAAACTCTGATGGAATGGCAATATGTAGCTATAGTAAGTTCATTTACATCCTCAGAGGCTCCGAAACTTACATCCAATGACTCAGTCGTCCCCGCCTTGAGAAGTGAGTTTGCCCCATGGGAAGCAGTATGTCTCGAGCTCTGATACCGTCCTGCATTAGGCCAGTTCCAAGCTGCAAGGACTAAAAAAGGCCAAGAATTTGTTATCAAGGCACTTTTGCGATTGGTGACGCTTTGGTTCAGATTTGGGGAGAGTCAAGCCGTGCTTGTGGAAGTTGAGAATCAACTCAATATAACCGACGTTCAGCCCTGGTTATCCGCTATCCCACAGCTCATAGCTCGTCTAGGTACTCCTCAAAAGGACCTCAAGTACACACTGATCAACTGCAAAAATTTATATCCTCTCATTACCCGCATGCTGTCATATGGCCTCTCTTGACTGCTACTCAAACGAGAAAGGTAGAGCATCAAGAGGCAGCGAGGATTATCATGGATTATTTATGTAGCATGCCTGATGGTACACGCTTGGTTGATCAAGCCGAATTAGTTGGGAGAGAGTTGATCCGCACTTCAACGTCGTGATTGGAAAAGCAAGTTTCTTAGTCTTTCCAAGTTGTTCATTCGAAGGGCTGACGATAATGATGCGCTGTTTAGATGGAGGGGTATTATTGATCGCTTTCTCCCCAGGCAGATCTCATGGAGATACCGCCGCATGATATCCCAAAGATttgggaagaagatctCAAAATGTTAAAAGTGCGTCTTTATAACCCAGGGCTGTGGCGCTTTTCTGATCTTCAAATCAGAACCCGGAGTCTCCAGATGAGCATCAGTTTGTTTTGCAATATGGCCATCAGCTACACCTGGCCGACCGAACCCTGGGTTCGGTACAATTCTACCAGAGAGCTCAATTTTGTCAATAAAGCATACAGCACCTTGTACGGAGTAAGGATTTAAATCAAGCAATCAAATAGGAGCGACGAGATGCTAATGTACAGGGTTAAAGCTGTAAGGAGAGATTGAAGCGCAGCTGAATCAATGGAAGTTACCAGGCATGAAGCTTTACTTAGCAAGCACTGCTCCTCGGCTTCTCACTTTGCGAGACTGCATTTTAACAGTGCCCGGTAGGTCCCATGCAATTCTCCATTCCATTTAACCATTGAATCTTGCTCTAAACATGCTATGATAGGGCTCTATGACCCACATATCAAGCTTGACGATCAAGCCTTCATTGATCGCTTTCAGCCAGCAGTTCACATTCTTTCTTCTAAGCAGCTTCCTCGGAAACTTACCATTCAGTCAAATCTTTCTGATCACACGTTCCTGCTGAAGGGTATGTATGCCCGTTACGTCGGATATATTCAGCTAATATTTCAAAAGGTAACGAAGATCTTCGAGGTGATGAGCGTATTATGCAACTATTCaatctcatcaacactCTTCTAAATCCAGACGCCTTTGGCCGAAATTTGCATCTTTAGCCTTATGAAGTTGTACCTCTTTCGCCATCAGCAGGCCTTGTCAACTGGGTATCTAACGCTCAACAATGAGTCTTTGGCTTAGATATACTAGTAGGCCTCCTAAGTGACTGGGGTCAATAATAGGCTGCAGTCGATGATTCAAGCAAATCGAGACAAGCACAAGCAGAATGCACTTACTAACCGAGAACTGGGCTCGTTACTAGGGGTGAATGCAGTCTGATGGTGTGCAGCTGAGACTCATGACCAACTAGTATGATCCAGATGTGTTTAGTCCTAACCATCCAAAATTGGATGCACTAGCTGAGATGGACAAGTATGACAAAATGCCGTTACCTACAAGAGTCCAGCGGTTCAAAGTGGCTCTCTCTCATTCGAACCAAAGTAAGCAATCACATGGCCCTTTTCCAGCAACAGTAACAAGGAAGTTACTAACTTCCCACCCTATAGGTTTTGCTGGATATATTATTGGATTGGGCGATAGGCATGGGAGTAATATTTTGGTTGATCAGCTAACATCGGGCGCACTTCATATCGATTTGGGTGATGTAGGTAGCCTTCCGCAGCGTACCGTTCAAAAGATGATTAACAGTGGCCCAGCTATTCAACGTTGTCCAAGAGAGGTCCTTTTTGCCTGAAAAGGTGCCATTCCGTCTCACTCGGATGATGACTAAAGCGTTTGAAGTAAGGTTTTCTCCATGAAATCAAATAAGACTAGCTACTTTTTTTGAATTCTAGCTTGCATCGCAAGGAGATTTGAATACTCCCTGGTCAAAGGGAACATTTAAGGAAGCTTCCTTCATAACAATGGATGTTTTGCGTGATAGCAGAAGCACACTACTTGTAATGTTGGAGGCTTTCCTATATGACCCTTTACCTTCGTGGACAGTAAGTACTGCACAACATCTTTGCTTCATCTATGATTAAGTCTCGGGGATTAAATTGCAATAGTCAAGTCAGAAAAGCCATTTCAGGGGCAGCCCAAAttgaagaagctggtaaAGCAAATGCCCTTTTTGAGATGTAGTGGACGTTGATGCTTGATGTAATTTGTGAAGCTCCCAAAATCAGTTCATTGAATGGCTAGCAAAAGTTAACAAAGTTTTACATAGTCTGAAACTGGACGAAACAGATCTTCCGAGAGCTCTTAGTCACAGCAGAGTGAGACCAAAGATCTGTCAATACAAGAAGATTCACATACCTATCAGCAACTGAATAACTCGTTAATATCCACTTGCCTTCGCAATGACTCGTATATGGCAAGAGTTTCCTGCGCTGGAATGACGAACAGTAAGGCGTTGCAAGTAAGTCATTTTCCGAGACTCCAACGGCATATTGTACTAATGCGTTGGTGAATTGGCTCAGGTACTTACTCAGATAGAAAGAAAATTAGTTGGTTAGTGGAGATTGGCTTTTGGCATATATATCATCTAAACTGAAAACTGCCTTCATAACCGGTCTCCCCAACGCAAACTCTGAACAACCACTCAGTATCGATAAGCAGGTACAGGAGCTCATCAAAGAAGCCACCAATCTTCAGAACCTGTCCCAAGGCTATGTGCTGGGATGGATTCCACATTGGTAGTTAGCTGCTGCCGGGTACTGTATCAAGCTTATCAAAAATTTTGTTCGAAACCGTTGTCCATTTTATTATCTGAATTATGAAATGAAGACCATTGTAGTATTAGAATAACCGCATGAATGACCTCGTAACAGCGCGTAACAAATCCTTGTGTCATTAGTAATACATCCTTTAAAAACTGATATAAACACCTCAGCACCTCTTTATTTGAAAATATGTCAGATGGCTGGGCAAACACCAAATCGAAAATATAAAAATTACCAAACGGTGCAAACACTAAGCGTTGAGAGCCTTTGGCTTCTTGAGGGGAGCATTCTTCGCGACAAGAGACTGCGAAAAGGGTAAATATTACAGAGATTCCAAAGTGACTGGGGATGCTTACTTTATGAATGTGAGGCAGAACACCACCACCTGCGATGGTAGCTCGAATAAGCAGATCAAGCTCTTCGTCTCCACGGATAGCAAGTTGGAGGTGTCGAGGAGTGATACGTTTAACGCGGAGGTCTTTGGCAGCGTTGCCTGACATAATCAATTAGCTCTGGAGAGTACCTGAACAAATTAGACTCACCCGCAAGCTCAAGAACCTCGGCGGTCAGATATTCCATGATGGATGCCACATAAACAGCTGCCTTAGCACCAATACGAACATTGTTGGCGTTCTTGTTTCTCAAGAATCTATGACGAGTTGCTGTTAGCAACACTGACGCGACTGGTATGACGGGAAAGCAGCAAGCACGCGTCATAAATTACTTACCGATGAATACGGCCCACAGGGAACTATCCAGAGAAATAAAACATCAGCATATGCGAGAAAATAAGGATATGAACTCGATGGAATAGCTCACTTGAAGCCCAGCTTTGGATGATCTAGTGGTCAAAACCTTAGTTTCTGAGGAAGTCTTGGATTTTCCACCTTTACCGCCACCAACTTTAGAAGACATAATTATACTATCTTGATACACAAATGTGATGGTATAAGGGAAGCGGTGATGATGCAGTGAGCAATAGCAAACGAACGAATAGTGCGGAGATTGGAAGATCTCGGATGTGGGCGCGGCGGCGGACGTTGCGATTATGTTTTGTTTATCACTTTAAAATGGatcaaaaataaaaataaataatTTAATTTTTAatttttctttctttcccaGCCAATCTGGCAGGGATCACGTGACTtaataaaaaaataaatTTACAGACGTC contains:
- a CDS encoding histone H2A.Z gives rise to the protein MSSKVGGGKGGKSKTSSETKVLTTRSSKAGLQFPVGRIHRFLRNKNANNVRIGAKAAVYVASIMEYLTAEVLELAGNAAKDLRVKRITPRHLQLAIRGDEELDLLIRATIAGGGVLPHIHKSLVAKNAPLKKPKALNA